The following coding sequences lie in one Phaeodactylum tricornutum CCAP 1055/1 chromosome 12, whole genome shotgun sequence genomic window:
- a CDS encoding predicted protein produces the protein MRSTFAKRQTLYSLLLMSSLLSRSCSFLITGSNLYSLTLRNIPTCMSYSYRNIGDLGNSFNADEAQQLRERLLELKVNMIEEEYRRPPNPELSPQRFVSELLKGLYYNADPLPDSGFRLLLRASTSRWRSALYRSVAAPLSAGEEAVASALGQAIVRPRNQFAIIAGEAEDYEISFPTDTLDYADGTCWVECRLRDNCDRLLVVMGWQLEQRKSDGSWLVDNIDWQDFRDEFRPGIGREEWMRICG, from the coding sequence ATGAGATCGACCTTTGCAAAACGACAAACGCTATATAGTTTACTTTTGATGTCTTCTCTGTTGTCTCGATCCTGTTCGTTTTTAATCACCGGATCGAATCTTTACAGcctgacgcttcgaaacaTTCCTACTTGTATGAGTTATAGCTACAGGAACATCGGCGATTTGGGCAATAGTTTCAATGCCGACGAAGCGCAACAGTTACGAGAACGACTGTTGGAACTAAAAGTAAACATGATAGAGGAAGAATACCGAAGACCTCCAAATCCCGAGCTCTCTCCTCAACGGTTTGTCTCGGAACTGTTAAAAGGCCTCTATTATAACGCAGATCCATTGCCGGACTCGGGGTTTCGGTTACTGTTGCGCGCTTCCACCAGCCGGTGGCGCAGTGCACTATACCGATCCGTGGCGGCTCCATTGTCGGCCGGCGAAGAAGCTGTGGCATCAGCATTGGGCCAGGCTATTGTACGACCTCGCAATCAATTTGCAATTATTGCGGGAGAAGCCGAGGACTATGAGATTTCGTTCCCTACCGATACACTGGACTACGCTGATGGAACTTGTTGGGTCGAATGCCGCTTACGAGACAATTGTGACAGGCTACTTGTGGTCATGGGGTGGCAACTTGAACAACGGAAATCAGACGGTTCCTGGTTGGTGGACAACATAGATTGGCAGGACTTTCGGGATGAGTTTCGCCCCGGTATTGGGAGAGAAGAATGGATGCGAATTTGCGGATGA